A genome region from Acipenser ruthenus chromosome 29, fAciRut3.2 maternal haplotype, whole genome shotgun sequence includes the following:
- the LOC131702121 gene encoding cryptochrome-1-like — protein sequence MGHNSIHWFRKGLRLHDNPALKEAVRGAGTVRCVYFLDPWFAGSSNLGLNRWRFLLQCLEDLDASLRKLNSRLFVIRGQPANVFPRLFKEWKISRLTFEYDSEPFGKERDAAIKKLASEAGVEVVVKTSHTLYDLDRISELNGGQPPLTYKRFQTLVSRMEPPELPVEPLSAAFMGGCVTPVSDDHSDKYGVPSLEELGFDTEGLASAVWPGGETEALARIERHLERKAWVANFERPRMNANSLLASPTGLSPYLRFGCLSCRLFYFKLTDLYRKVKKHSSPPLSLYGQLLWREFFYAAATANPRFDKMEGNPICVRIPWDRNPEALAKWAEGKTGFPWIDAIMTQLRQEGWIHHLARHAVACFLTRGDLWISWEEGMKVFEELLLDADWSVNAGSWMWLSCSSFFQQFFHCYCPVGFGRRTDPNGDYIRRYLPVLRGFPAKYIYDPWNAPAAVQSAAKCVIGVHYPKPMVNHAEASRLNIERMKQIYQQLSRYRGLGLLASVPSNHSGSGGMMAYSPGEQQSGNHSAHGNPVASGNSSILLSFDSDEQPGTSVLQHGYPTAGANVPGGAAHRVYQSASSHGEFAAPQPPGQFLQGSGDGSHSGKRERDGGPEDGAQTSAVKKHVDVQTVNMASD from the exons ATGGGACACAATTCCATCCACTGGTTCCGTAAGGGGCTGCGGCTGCATGATAACCCAGCGCTGAAGGAGGCTGTGCGGGGAGCCGGGACTGTCCGCTGCGTCTACTTTCTGGACCCTTGGTTCGCTGGCTCGTCCAATTTAGGACTCAACAGGTGGAG GTTTCTGTTGCAGTGCCTGGAAGACCTTGATGCCAGCCTCCGCAAGCTAAACTCACGGCTCTTTGTCATTCGTGGGCAGCCTGCCAACGTGTTCCCCCGGCTTTTCAAG GAGTGGAAGATTTCGCGGCTTACGTTCGAGTACGACTCCGAGCCCTTCGGGAAGGAGCGCGACGCGGCCATCAAGAAGCTGGCGTCGGAGGCGggggtggaggtggtggtgaaGACCTCGCACACGCTGTACGACCTGGACAG GATCAGCGAGCTGAACGGCGGGCAGCCTCCGCTCACCTACAAGCGTTTCCAGACGCTGGTGAGCCGCATGGAGCCCCCGGAGCTGCCCGTGGAGCCCCTCTCCGCGGCCTTCATGGGGGGGTGCGTCACGCCCGTCTCGGACGACCACAGCGACAAGTACGGGGTGCCATCGCTGGAGGAGCTCG GGTTCGACACAGAAGGTCTTGCCTCTGCGGTGTGGCCCGGCGGGGAGACGGAAGCGCTGGCGAGAATAGAGCGTCATCTGGAGAGAAAA gcctGGGTTGCTAATTTTGAACGGCCGAGAATGAACGCAAACTCCCTGCTGGCGAGTCCGACCGGGCTGAGCCCCTACCTGCGCTTCGGCTGCCTGTCCTGCCGTCTCTTCTACTTCAAGCTCACAGACCTCTACAGAAAG gTGAAGAAGCACAGCTCCCCGCCGCTCTCCCTGTATGGGCAGCTCCTGTGGCGCGAGTTCTTCTACGCGGCCGCAACCGCCAACCCACGCTTCGACAAGATGGAGGGCAACCCCATCTGCGTGCGCATCCCTTGGGACCGCAACCCCGAGGCCCTGGCCAAGTGGGCAGAGGGCAAGACCGGCTTCCCTTGGATCGACGCCATCATGACCCAGCTGAGGCAGGAGGGCTGGATCCACCACCTGGCTCGGCACGCTGTGGCCTGCTTCCTGACCAGGGGAGACCTGTGGATCAGCTGGGAGGAGGGCATGAAG GTGTTCGAGGAGCTCTTACTGGACGCAGACTGGAGTGTGAACGCTGGGAGCTGGATGTGGCTCTCCTGCAGCTCGTTTTTCCAGCAGTTCTTCCACTGCTACTGTCCTGTGGGCTTCGGACGCAGGACGGACCCCAACGGAGACTACATAAG GCGCTACCTTCCTGTTCTCCGAGGTTTCCCTGCCAAGTATATCTATGACCCATGGAACGCTCCTGCCGCGGTGCAGAGCGCTGCCAAGTGTGTGATCGGAGTGCACTACCCCAAGCCCATGGTGAACCACGCGGAGGCCAGCCGGCTCAATATCGAGAGGATGAAGCAGATCTACCAGCAGCTGTCCCGCTACAGGGGGCTGG GCCTGCTTGCCTCGGTGCCTTCGAACCACAGTGGCAGCGGGGGCATGATGGCGTACTCCCCAGGAGAACAGCAGTCTGGAAACCACAGTGCACACG GTAACCCAGTCGCCAGCGGGAACAGCAGCATCCTCCTCAGCTTCGACAGCGACGAGCAGCCAGGAACAAGCGTGCTGCAACACG GCTACCCCACAGCCGGAGCGAATGTACCAGGAGGTGCCGCCCATCGCGTGTACCAGTCAGCCAGTTCCCACGGGGAGTTTGCAGCGCCCCAGCCACCAG GTCAGTTCCTTCAGGGAAGTGGCGATGGGAGTCATTCAGGTAAACGGGAGAGAGACGGGGGTCCTGAAGACGGGGCGCAGACCTCAGCAGTGAAG AAACATGTGGACGTACAGACTGTGAACATGGCATCGGACTGA
- the LOC117428947 gene encoding ras-related protein Rab-7L1-like, with amino-acid sequence MGSRDYLFKVLVIGDREVGKTSLVQRYVNDKFSKHYKSTVGVDFAVKVIQWSDTETVRLQLWDIAGQERFASMTRIYYKEASGCFIVFDVMNPTTLNNSLKWKQDLDSKVMRADGSPVPCMLLANKCDLSPWEVTHESIDQFSIKNGFAGWVETSAKDNKNINEAASALIEKMVMQPSVDPQSQGGHIKLDAVPKGEYKQGCC; translated from the exons atGGGAAGTCGTGACTACCTTTTCAAAGTTCTGGTTATCGGTGACCGTGAAGTTGGGAAGACGTCGCTGGTCCAACGATATGTTAACGACAAGTTCAGCAAGCATTATAAATCTACTGTGGGAG TGGATTTTGCAGTGAAGGTTATCCAGTGGTCAGACACCGAGACAGTGAGGCTCCAGCTCTGGGACATTGCAG GGCAGGAACGCTTTGCCTCCATGACCAGGATCTACTATAAAGAGGCGTCGGGCTGTTTCATCGTGTTCGATGTCATGAACCCCACAACGCTGAACAACAGCTTGAAATGGAAGCAGGACCTGGACAGCAAGGTCATGCGTGCCGATGGGAGTCCTGTGCCATGCATGTTGCTGGCCAACAAA tgtgatCTGTCACCTTGGGAAGTGACTCACGAAAGCATCGATCAGTTCAGTATAAAGAACGGGTTTGCTGGCTGGGTGGAGACTTCAGCCAAAGACAACAAGAACATTAACGAAGCTGCAAG TGCCCTGATTGAGAAGATGGTGATGCAGCCCAGCGTTGACCCGCAGAGCCAAGGAGGGCACATCAAACTGGACGCTGTGCCCAAGGGAGAGTACAAGCAGGGCTGCTGTTAA